A single region of the Vicinamibacterales bacterium genome encodes:
- a CDS encoding DNA-formamidopyrimidine glycosylase family protein: MPELPDLVVYVEALERRVVGARLESVRLHTPFLLRSVDPPLEQVDGRTVTGIRLLGKRIVISLEADLHLVLHLMIAGRLHWKPVGTRAGGRKGLVAFQFSTGTLTLTEAGSKRRASLFVVRGADALRGLDRGGLDVFETSLDSFRTALRAENHTLKRALTDPRLFSGIGNAYSDEILHAARLSPMQLTRNLADGDVERLHLAVRRVLREWIQRLRDETKDGFPEKVTAFRDAMAVHGRFGRPCPACGAPVQRIVYAENEANYCARCQTGGRRLADRALSRLLHDDWPRRLEDVFE, from the coding sequence GTGCCGGAGCTTCCTGACCTCGTCGTTTATGTCGAGGCGCTCGAACGCCGCGTCGTCGGCGCCCGGCTGGAGAGCGTCCGCCTCCATACGCCCTTTCTCCTTCGCTCGGTCGATCCACCGCTCGAACAGGTCGATGGGCGCACGGTGACCGGCATCAGGCTGCTGGGCAAGCGAATTGTGATCTCGCTCGAGGCGGACCTCCACCTCGTGCTCCACCTGATGATTGCGGGGCGCCTCCACTGGAAGCCAGTGGGGACGAGAGCGGGCGGACGAAAGGGTCTGGTGGCGTTCCAGTTCAGCACCGGGACGCTGACGCTGACCGAGGCCGGCAGCAAGCGACGGGCATCGCTGTTCGTCGTCCGGGGCGCTGACGCCTTGCGCGGATTGGACCGGGGCGGCCTCGACGTGTTCGAGACGTCGCTCGACAGCTTTCGCACGGCTCTTCGCGCGGAGAACCACACGCTGAAGCGCGCGCTGACCGACCCGCGCCTGTTCAGCGGGATCGGCAATGCCTACTCGGACGAGATCCTCCACGCCGCCCGCCTGTCGCCGATGCAGTTGACGCGCAACCTCGCCGACGGCGATGTCGAGCGCCTCCATCTCGCGGTCCGGCGCGTGCTGCGGGAGTGGATCCAGCGCCTTCGCGACGAGACGAAGGACGGCTTCCCCGAGAAGGTGACCGCATTCCGCGATGCCATGGCCGTGCACGGGCGATTCGGCAGGCCGTGTCCCGCGTGCGGCGCGCCGGTGCAGCGGATTGTCTACGCCGAGAACGAGGCGAACTACTGCGCCCGATGCCAGACGGGCGGCCGCCGGCTTGCCGACCGGGCGCTGTCCCGCCTGCTGCACGACGATTGGCCGCGCCGGCTCGAGGACGTCTTCGAGTAG
- a CDS encoding nucleotidyltransferase family protein yields MIAAVILAAGASSRMGRAKALLPMPDGTTALARLVATFDAAGTDEVVAVIGHHADMIRGAAIADGLRLHLVQNQDPSRGQLSSLVTALRWLEPRGADAVLVMPVDQPLVRAETVRRIMEVWREIQSPIVRPARAGRHGHPVLFSSMLFPELLAADLELGARPVIARHADAAADVECDDPGAFDDIDTPEDYQRIVGSRA; encoded by the coding sequence GTGATTGCCGCGGTTATCCTCGCTGCGGGCGCGTCGTCGCGAATGGGACGAGCGAAGGCGCTCCTGCCGATGCCTGATGGCACGACAGCCTTGGCGCGCCTCGTCGCGACGTTCGATGCGGCCGGCACGGACGAGGTAGTGGCCGTTATCGGACACCACGCCGACATGATTCGCGGCGCGGCAATAGCCGACGGCTTGCGCCTCCACCTCGTCCAGAACCAGGACCCATCGCGCGGGCAGCTGTCATCGCTCGTCACGGCCTTGCGGTGGCTCGAGCCACGCGGTGCAGATGCTGTGCTGGTGATGCCGGTGGACCAACCGCTCGTCCGCGCCGAGACCGTGCGCCGGATCATGGAGGTGTGGCGCGAGATCCAATCGCCGATCGTTCGGCCGGCGCGGGCGGGTCGACACGGGCACCCGGTGCTGTTCAGTTCGATGTTGTTTCCTGAACTGCTGGCGGCCGACCTCGAACTCGGCGCACGTCCCGTCATCGCGCGCCACGCCGACGCGGCGGCTGACGTGGAGTGCGACGACCCCGGCGCGTTCGACGACATCGACACGCCCGAGGACTACCAACGGATCGTCGGATCGAGAGCGTAG
- a CDS encoding cold shock domain-containing protein, whose translation MPTGTIARLLIDKGFGFIRDEGGIEHFFHRSAVRGAVFELLREGQRVEFTPEDSAKGPRAGEVRLIEG comes from the coding sequence ATGCCGACCGGGACCATCGCGCGTCTGCTCATCGACAAGGGGTTTGGATTCATCCGCGACGAGGGGGGCATCGAGCACTTCTTCCACCGTAGTGCGGTTCGTGGTGCAGTGTTCGAGCTGCTCCGCGAGGGACAACGCGTCGAGTTCACGCCGGAGGATTCCGCCAAGGGACCTCGGGCCGGTGAAGTTCGGCTGATCGAAGGCTAG
- a CDS encoding HAD family hydrolase, with protein MADDSRQHQLVLFDIDGTLIFTGGAGGRAFSRAFTDVCHVENGFDGIPLRGRTDAVILADALAKSGIEQSRELIDRFRSTYIQRLSEELARLPVSSCVLPGVVELLGALARRPRTTTALLTGNYPATAKLKLDHSRLWGWFGTGAFGDDAPDRNGLVAVALARARERGMPDLPPSAVVVVGDTPLDVACGRVNGTRTLAVATGGYDVATLEAAGPDAALQDLSDTGSVLACFDRWARESASARG; from the coding sequence ATGGCGGACGACAGCAGGCAGCACCAGCTCGTGCTGTTCGACATCGACGGCACGCTGATTTTCACCGGCGGCGCGGGGGGACGGGCGTTTTCCCGCGCGTTCACCGACGTCTGCCACGTCGAGAACGGCTTCGACGGGATACCGCTCCGCGGCCGGACCGACGCGGTCATCCTGGCCGACGCGCTGGCGAAGAGTGGAATTGAGCAGAGTCGCGAGCTCATCGACCGCTTCAGGTCGACCTACATCCAGCGTCTCTCCGAAGAGCTTGCCCGATTGCCGGTGTCATCGTGCGTCCTGCCCGGTGTGGTCGAGTTGCTCGGCGCCCTGGCCCGACGCCCGCGCACGACGACGGCCCTCCTGACCGGCAACTACCCGGCTACGGCGAAGCTCAAGCTCGACCATTCTCGATTGTGGGGCTGGTTCGGCACGGGAGCCTTTGGCGACGACGCGCCCGATCGGAACGGCCTCGTCGCGGTAGCTCTTGCGCGGGCGCGGGAGCGCGGCATGCCCGACCTCCCACCGTCAGCCGTCGTCGTCGTTGGGGACACGCCGCTCGACGTGGCCTGCGGTCGGGTGAACGGAACGCGGACGCTGGCGGTCGCGACGGGTGGCTATGACGTCGCGACGCTCGAGGCCGCCGGGCCGGACGCCGCGCTGCAGGATTTGTCGGACACCGGGTCGGTGCTGGCGTGCTTCGACCGCTGGGCGCGTGAGAGCGCCTCGGCCAGAGGTTAG
- a CDS encoding cold shock domain-containing protein, producing the protein MPNGTIKRLVRDRGFGFIRDDGGQEWFFHRSAVAQGVFDQLNEGQKVSFDEEPSSKGPRANNISLES; encoded by the coding sequence ATGCCGAACGGAACGATCAAGCGACTCGTCCGTGACCGTGGGTTTGGGTTCATTCGCGACGATGGCGGCCAGGAGTGGTTCTTCCATCGCAGCGCCGTGGCGCAGGGTGTATTCGACCAACTGAACGAGGGCCAGAAGGTGAGTTTCGACGAGGAGCCCTCGAGCAAGGGGCCACGCGCGAACAACATCAGCCTGGAGTCGTAG
- a CDS encoding ATP-binding cassette domain-containing protein, translated as MSAISITGVVKAYGGLRPLRVRALAIDRGEIVTIAGPDHVAAAVLTDLLTGTILPDEGEVRIDGRATSELSGHDEWLAFLERFGIVNQRVVLLDALSVAQNLAVPLTLDLDPLGPDTRRAVEALAAEVGLDPSSLDLPLSHSTSGQRLAVRLGRALALGPHILIVEHPSAGLEHAELVKFAAGLRHVATDRRLAVLVVTTDANLPSLVATRALAWRAATGDLRAAGGWRFWRR; from the coding sequence ATGTCCGCCATCTCCATCACCGGCGTCGTCAAAGCCTACGGCGGCCTCCGTCCGCTTCGCGTGCGTGCGCTGGCGATCGATCGGGGCGAGATCGTGACGATCGCCGGTCCCGATCACGTGGCAGCCGCCGTCCTGACGGATCTGCTGACCGGGACGATCCTGCCCGACGAGGGCGAGGTACGAATCGATGGCCGCGCCACCAGCGAGTTGTCGGGCCACGACGAGTGGCTCGCATTCCTCGAGCGCTTCGGGATCGTCAACCAACGGGTCGTGCTGCTCGACGCACTCTCCGTCGCCCAGAATCTCGCCGTGCCGCTCACACTCGATCTCGACCCCCTCGGCCCGGACACTCGGCGCGCGGTGGAGGCTCTCGCTGCCGAGGTCGGTCTCGATCCTTCGTCCCTCGATCTGCCGCTCTCTCACTCGACGTCCGGCCAGCGCCTTGCAGTCCGGCTCGGACGCGCCCTCGCCCTCGGCCCGCACATCCTCATCGTCGAACATCCGAGCGCCGGCCTGGAACACGCGGAGCTCGTGAAGTTTGCGGCGGGGCTTCGTCACGTGGCGACGGACCGCCGCCTGGCCGTCCTGGTGGTCACGACCGACGCCAACCTTCCTTCCCTGGTCGCCACGCGCGCGCTCGCGTGGCGCGCCGCGACGGGCGACCTTCGTGCCGCTGGCGGCTGGCGGTTCTGGCGCCGTTGA
- a CDS encoding Gfo/Idh/MocA family oxidoreductase — MATSADLRVAVIGYSLAGEVFHAPLVATTPGMRLVGVVTGNAERAQRVRDRYGDVHVFPTAARLWERARDLDLVVVASPNSTHVPLALDALAAGLSVVVDKPFAASAADARRVVDEAGRRGLLLTVFQNRRWDGDFLTVRRLVEDGRLGTITRFESRFERWRPTPRIGWRESSEPADAGGVLFDLGPHLIDQALQLFGPATAVYAELDRRRPHVVVDDDVFVALVHECGVRSHLWMSAVAPQAGPRFRLLGSQAGYTKFGLDPQEAMLKDGARPGDPGYGEDPENVWGVVVDGEGRTARVRTIPGSYRTFYEGVAAALRTGTAPPVDPLDAVAGLEIIESCRRMTARTEHLSS, encoded by the coding sequence ATGGCAACGTCAGCAGATCTCCGGGTGGCCGTGATCGGCTACAGCCTCGCGGGAGAGGTCTTCCATGCGCCACTGGTCGCGACGACGCCAGGGATGCGACTGGTCGGGGTCGTCACCGGGAACGCGGAGCGCGCGCAGCGGGTGCGTGATCGCTACGGTGACGTCCACGTGTTCCCGACAGCCGCTCGCCTCTGGGAACGTGCGCGCGATCTCGACCTGGTGGTCGTTGCCTCGCCGAACTCGACGCACGTGCCGCTCGCGCTGGACGCGCTCGCCGCGGGGCTGTCGGTCGTGGTGGACAAGCCGTTCGCCGCGTCGGCAGCCGATGCCCGCCGGGTGGTGGACGAAGCGGGCCGTCGCGGCCTGCTGCTCACCGTTTTCCAGAACCGGCGATGGGATGGCGATTTCCTGACCGTGCGGCGGCTCGTCGAGGATGGCCGTCTCGGCACCATCACGCGGTTCGAATCGCGTTTCGAGCGGTGGCGGCCGACGCCGAGGATCGGCTGGCGCGAGAGCAGCGAACCCGCCGATGCCGGCGGCGTGCTCTTCGATCTCGGGCCGCACCTGATCGACCAGGCCCTGCAGTTGTTCGGACCTGCCACGGCGGTCTACGCCGAGCTGGATCGGCGCCGGCCGCACGTCGTCGTGGACGATGACGTGTTTGTCGCCCTGGTGCACGAGTGCGGCGTCCGGTCGCACCTGTGGATGAGCGCCGTCGCGCCGCAGGCCGGTCCGCGTTTTCGCCTGCTCGGATCGCAGGCTGGCTACACGAAGTTCGGCCTCGATCCGCAGGAGGCCATGTTGAAGGACGGCGCGCGGCCCGGTGACCCGGGGTACGGTGAAGATCCGGAGAACGTCTGGGGAGTTGTGGTGGACGGCGAGGGCCGGACGGCCCGCGTGCGGACGATCCCTGGCTCGTATCGAACGTTCTACGAGGGCGTGGCTGCCGCGCTCCGCACCGGCACGGCGCCGCCGGTGGACCCACTCGATGCCGTGGCCGGCCTGGAGATCATCGAGTCGTGCCGGCGGATGACCGCCCGCACGGAGCACCTGTCGTCGTGA